From a region of the Streptomyces caniferus genome:
- a CDS encoding M6 family metalloprotease domain-containing protein, whose amino-acid sequence MKHKVSAALAAGAAIVAAAIALGSPPSAVAIPTAPGSSPSGPCALRGISDDVAESAYTPAGYARSSGTVRALTLFIDFPDAPATLSPRARFAEFFPAATDYFRTSSYGRLTYHPMPLFRWIHMSRPLEAYGIGRGANFDPASDDGYHALSRELVRAVDPVVDFRDYDVINVIATPNAGPPATRTVLSVTFSGGDMGLKTSDGVPFRNASFIWSRQTGVSAFRVLNHENAHSFGLPDLYYTDNRDAPPAVGHWDPMDEDWGPSNDFVGWHKWKLGWLSADQVHCAPRHGTPGEHTLTPISTPGGTKIVVVPTSSRTALVVEARTRSPLDPAVCRPGILVYRVATDVPSGRGPLRIVDATPHSGGCYRDNKYVDPELTDATFLPGDTYTDRRSGAAVTVLTENPDGTYRVRVTPARD is encoded by the coding sequence ATGAAGCACAAGGTATCCGCGGCCCTGGCCGCAGGCGCGGCCATCGTGGCCGCGGCGATAGCACTGGGCTCACCGCCCAGTGCCGTCGCCATACCTACCGCGCCCGGGAGCTCACCGAGCGGCCCGTGCGCGCTGCGCGGCATCAGCGACGACGTCGCCGAATCCGCCTACACCCCGGCCGGCTACGCCCGCTCGTCCGGCACCGTCAGGGCGCTCACCCTCTTCATCGACTTCCCGGACGCCCCCGCCACCCTGTCCCCCCGCGCCCGCTTCGCCGAATTCTTCCCGGCCGCGACGGACTACTTCCGCACCAGCTCGTACGGCAGGCTGACCTACCACCCCATGCCGCTGTTCCGGTGGATCCACATGTCCCGCCCGCTCGAGGCGTACGGCATCGGGCGGGGCGCCAACTTCGACCCGGCCTCCGACGACGGCTATCACGCCCTCTCCCGGGAGCTCGTCCGCGCCGTCGACCCGGTCGTCGACTTCCGCGACTACGACGTCATCAACGTCATCGCCACCCCCAACGCGGGCCCGCCCGCGACCCGTACGGTCCTGTCGGTCACCTTCAGCGGCGGCGACATGGGGCTGAAGACCTCCGACGGGGTGCCGTTCCGGAATGCGTCCTTCATCTGGAGCCGGCAGACCGGGGTGAGCGCCTTCCGTGTCCTCAACCACGAGAACGCCCACAGCTTCGGCCTGCCCGACCTCTACTACACCGACAACCGCGACGCCCCGCCCGCGGTGGGGCACTGGGACCCGATGGACGAGGACTGGGGGCCGAGCAACGACTTCGTCGGCTGGCACAAGTGGAAGCTCGGCTGGCTGTCCGCCGATCAGGTGCACTGCGCCCCACGCCACGGGACGCCCGGCGAACACACCCTCACCCCGATCTCCACGCCCGGCGGCACCAAGATCGTCGTCGTCCCGACCTCGTCCCGCACCGCCCTGGTCGTCGAGGCCCGCACCCGCAGCCCGCTCGACCCCGCCGTCTGCCGCCCCGGGATCCTCGTCTACCGCGTCGCCACCGACGTCCCCTCGGGCCGCGGCCCGCTCCGCATCGTGGACGCCACACCCCACAGCGGCGGCTGCTACCGGGACAACAAATACGTCGACCCGGAACTCACCGACGCCACCTTCCTCCCCGGCGACACCTACACGGACCGCCGCAGCGGGGCCGCCGTCACCGTCCTGACGGAGAACCCGGACGGCACCTATCGCGTACGGGTGACACCTGCCCGCGACTAG
- a CDS encoding TetR family transcriptional regulator, protein MSHSHSLGVRQAQKQKTRQALLDAALGLLEEQSLSSLGLREVTRMVGIAPTAFYRHFRDMGELGVALVEEALGSLHVMVRAILAEQDGAEERIDRTVAVVEQHVRRYPLHIRFVARERHGGVRAVRQAIADELDRFAEEVAAALKSQPVSEGWRDDDVRMLAELYVDRLVTTAAALLDAEADGDEGAAEQVVRVARRQLRLISIGRRHWREEGDPELD, encoded by the coding sequence ATGAGTCACAGTCACAGCCTTGGAGTCCGGCAGGCCCAGAAACAGAAGACCCGTCAGGCGTTGCTCGACGCGGCGCTCGGCCTGCTGGAGGAGCAGAGTCTGAGCAGCCTGGGGTTGCGGGAGGTGACGCGGATGGTGGGGATCGCCCCGACCGCGTTCTACCGGCACTTCCGGGACATGGGGGAACTGGGCGTCGCGCTCGTCGAGGAGGCGCTGGGCAGCCTGCATGTGATGGTGCGGGCGATCCTCGCCGAGCAGGACGGGGCCGAGGAGCGGATCGACCGTACGGTCGCGGTCGTCGAGCAGCACGTGCGGCGCTATCCGCTGCACATCAGATTTGTGGCGCGCGAACGGCACGGCGGTGTACGGGCCGTGCGGCAGGCCATCGCGGATGAGCTGGACCGGTTCGCGGAGGAGGTCGCGGCGGCGCTCAAGTCCCAGCCGGTGTCGGAGGGCTGGCGCGATGACGATGTGCGGATGCTGGCGGAGCTGTACGTGGACCGGCTGGTGACGACGGCCGCGGCGCTGCTCGACGCCGAGGCGGACGGGGACGAGGGGGCGGCCGAGCAGGTGGTGCGGGTGGCGCGCAGGCAGCTGCGGCTGATCAGCATCGGGCGGCGGCACTGGCGGGAGGAGGGCGACCCGGAGCTCGACTGA
- a CDS encoding FAD-dependent oxidoreductase, producing MADDTDAADAADVADARDAGDTADAAKQPSPKTASGAGAGAGAHARHAVVIGGGLAGLLCAHILARHAKEVTLVERDRFPAEGHDRPGVPQGRHPHILLESGQQALDSLLPGFTDQLKAAGSPRVGLPADMVQWQDRWFARLPATQTMFTGSRAQLEQLVRERVFADPAIRAVEATDVVGLTGDAARVRGVVLRERGHGTRRELPADLVVDASGRGSHAARWLTGIGADPAREERLDTGLAYASRVYRHPHGELTPDDVAGREDARRTDASAYYVFPTPARPSGGGILPVEGGRHLAILFGLRGDEPPTDEEGFTRYAATRLPHPFIHDWLSDAEPLSPVHGFRNTANVRRRYDRPGRRPAGFLAVGDALCTFNPIYGQGMAVAAMSAVALRDALADPRRTPTTLRVQRALLNASRQAWEISAGADKSMPGAVGDRTMTRTRLTQRPANWYLKRVQEQYATEPVVAAAFRSVLSLSSPFTALFAPGIARLVLLRPAPPAPTTPPLRRPSQDAG from the coding sequence ATGGCCGACGACACGGACGCGGCGGATGCGGCGGATGTGGCGGATGCGAGGGACGCGGGGGACACGGCAGACGCGGCGAAGCAGCCAAGCCCGAAGACCGCTTCGGGGGCCGGGGCCGGGGCGGGGGCGCACGCGCGTCATGCGGTGGTGATCGGGGGTGGCCTGGCCGGCCTGCTGTGCGCCCACATCCTTGCGCGCCACGCGAAGGAGGTCACGCTTGTCGAGCGCGACCGCTTCCCGGCGGAGGGGCACGACCGCCCCGGCGTGCCGCAGGGCCGGCACCCCCACATCCTTCTGGAGAGCGGCCAGCAGGCGTTGGACAGTCTCTTACCCGGCTTCACCGACCAATTGAAGGCCGCGGGCTCGCCTCGCGTGGGGTTGCCCGCGGACATGGTCCAGTGGCAGGACCGCTGGTTCGCACGGCTTCCCGCCACCCAGACCATGTTCACCGGCTCGCGTGCCCAGCTGGAGCAGCTGGTGCGGGAGCGGGTGTTCGCCGACCCCGCGATCCGTGCCGTCGAAGCCACCGACGTCGTCGGCTTGACGGGGGATGCCGCGCGGGTCCGAGGTGTGGTGCTGCGCGAGCGCGGCCACGGCACTCGGCGCGAACTGCCCGCGGACCTGGTCGTCGACGCGTCCGGGCGCGGCTCGCACGCCGCGCGCTGGCTGACCGGAATCGGGGCGGATCCCGCCCGGGAAGAGCGGCTCGACACCGGGCTCGCCTACGCCTCCCGCGTCTACCGCCATCCCCACGGCGAGCTCACGCCCGACGACGTGGCGGGCCGGGAGGACGCGCGGCGCACCGACGCATCGGCCTACTACGTCTTCCCCACCCCGGCTCGCCCCAGCGGCGGAGGCATCCTTCCTGTGGAAGGGGGGCGCCACCTGGCCATCCTCTTCGGGCTGCGCGGCGACGAACCGCCCACCGACGAGGAGGGGTTCACCCGGTACGCCGCAACGCGCCTGCCGCACCCCTTCATCCACGACTGGCTGTCGGACGCCGAACCGCTCTCCCCCGTCCACGGCTTCCGCAACACCGCCAACGTCCGGCGCCGCTACGACCGCCCGGGCCGGCGCCCTGCCGGGTTCCTCGCCGTCGGTGACGCGCTGTGCACCTTCAACCCGATCTACGGGCAGGGCATGGCCGTCGCCGCCATGAGTGCCGTGGCCCTGCGCGACGCCCTGGCGGACCCCCGCCGCACACCGACGACCCTGCGCGTCCAGCGGGCGCTCCTGAACGCCTCGCGGCAGGCATGGGAGATCTCGGCCGGGGCCGACAAATCGATGCCGGGAGCAGTCGGCGACAGGACCATGACGCGGACACGGCTGACGCAGCGCCCCGCCAACTGGTACCTCAAGCGAGTTCAGGAGCAGTACGCCACCGAGCCCGTCGTCGCCGCTGCCTTCCGCTCCGTACTCAGCCTCTCGTCCCCCTTCACCGCCCTGTTCGCCCCGGGCATCGCCCGCCTGGTCCTCCTGCGCCCCGCCCCTCCCGCACCCACGACCCCACCGTTGCGCCGACCCTCCCAAGACGCCGGCTGA